One Calliopsis andreniformis isolate RMS-2024a chromosome 9, iyCalAndr_principal, whole genome shotgun sequence genomic window carries:
- the LOC143183334 gene encoding uncharacterized protein LOC143183334 → MSNDQSDDDPANDTDQTIDKYISLENFSDTRVSIQGITSDQKASTAEQPWRLKDEGIRKHSGQKLVDSKSHDDDSRISGDICRICHMGSFPTFEENRATRERQNQAVRGVDSQTSTLSSYAYLGPLISACKCRGTVALVHAGCLERWLTESGHTRCELCGYKYATKRVPRHNIFRSVAIWFNTVIITRQMLLDILYLVITTPLALFSCYICVLALRLLLKSGLHEMPWMIIAMLPTCSLTLVAYWGWIVTLGRLHGRRWRRYWRNNFVIRLVPDDGIQAESRVRVQDRPLDRLNEDSDRWENDEAEETIEISDTVNPSI, encoded by the exons ATGTCAAACGATCAGTCCGATGATGATCCCGCGAACGATACAG ATCAGACTATAGACAAATACATCTCGCTGGAAAATTTCAGCGATACGCGCGTGTCCATCCAGGGTATCACGTCTGATCAGAAAGCATCGACGGCTGAGCAGCCGTGGAGATTGAAGGACGAAGGGATTAGAAAACACTCGGGACAAAAATTAGTCGATTCGAAAAGTCACGATGATG ATTCACGGATCTCAGGTGACATATGTAGAATATGTCACATGGGTAGCTTCCCCACATTCGAGGAGAACCGTGCTACACGAGAGAGGCAGAACCAGGCTGTTCGAGGAGTCGACAGTCAGACGTCGACCCTATCGTCCTACGCATATCTAGGCCCTTTGATCTCGGCGTGCAA GTGTCGCGGGACGGTGGCCCTGGTGCACGCAGGGTGTCTCGAGAGATGGTTGACGGAATCGGGTCACACGAGGTGTGAGCTCTGTGGGTACAAATACGCCACTAAGAGGGTTCCACGTCACAACATTTTTCGTAGCGTCGCAATATGGTTCAACACTGTAATAATAACACGACAA ATGCTCCTGGATATTCTGTACTTAGTGATCACAACGCCATTAGCACTCTTCTCTTGCTACATTTGCGTACTGGCCTTAAGATTATTACTAAAAAGTGGTTTACACGAGATGCCTTGGATGATTATCGCCATGCTTCCTACCTGTTCTCTCACGTTGGTAGCTTATTGGGGTTGGATAGTAACTTTGGGCAG ACTGCATGGACGTCGATGGCGTCGATACTGGAGAAACAACTTCGTGATTCGACTTGTCCCTGACGATGGAATTCAAGCGGAATCAAGGGTAAGAGTGCAAGATCGTCCTCTGGATCGTTTAAACGAAGACTCTGATCGTTGGGAGAACGACGAAGCTGAAGAAACGATAGAAATCTCCGACACCGTGAACCCATCGATCTAA